From one Paenibacillus sp. FSL K6-1330 genomic stretch:
- the mltG gene encoding endolytic transglycosylase MltG: MKKLAIAVLVLILVAGGAVFYVWNGLQPVHSSETPVEFTVESGMSTSSIADLLEEKGLIKNALILKGYLKLSGEGSRLMAGTYEATPGTPFKELLSKMNKGEVKPEEMVRFTIPEGYTILQMAETIAHESGIDEQEFLKVVDQTAGWDVPIAEEIPQEADLRHHLEGYLFPATYELPKKDITATGIVETMLKETEKRLAEIPGWENQLKARGVTFHELMTIASLVEREVVADQERALVAGVIYNRLEEDMRLEIDATVQYLLDKPKERLLYADLEVESPYNTYRQKGLPPGPISSPSLKSIQAALNPEKSEYLFYVTKKDGTQEHLFAKTYKEHLKNIETSKKMAQQ; the protein is encoded by the coding sequence TTGAAGAAACTGGCAATAGCAGTATTGGTCCTGATCCTAGTTGCGGGTGGGGCCGTATTCTACGTATGGAATGGTTTACAGCCCGTTCACAGCTCGGAAACTCCTGTCGAATTCACCGTGGAGTCCGGCATGAGCACGTCCTCTATCGCCGATCTGCTGGAGGAAAAGGGATTGATCAAGAACGCCCTTATACTTAAAGGCTATTTAAAGCTTAGCGGGGAAGGAAGCCGTCTGATGGCAGGAACCTATGAGGCAACTCCAGGCACTCCGTTCAAGGAACTATTATCGAAGATGAACAAAGGCGAAGTGAAGCCCGAGGAGATGGTTCGTTTCACGATCCCTGAGGGATATACGATCCTTCAGATGGCGGAGACGATCGCTCACGAGAGCGGAATCGATGAGCAGGAATTTCTGAAGGTTGTGGATCAGACTGCCGGCTGGGATGTTCCGATTGCAGAAGAAATTCCCCAAGAAGCAGACCTCAGGCATCACCTCGAGGGATACCTGTTCCCTGCGACCTATGAGTTACCGAAAAAGGATATCACGGCAACAGGCATTGTAGAAACCATGCTGAAAGAAACGGAGAAACGTTTGGCTGAAATTCCGGGTTGGGAGAATCAGTTAAAGGCTCGCGGCGTGACATTCCATGAACTCATGACCATCGCTTCACTAGTTGAGCGGGAAGTGGTTGCAGATCAGGAGCGTGCCCTGGTGGCCGGCGTTATTTATAATCGATTGGAAGAGGATATGAGGCTGGAAATCGATGCCACCGTTCAATATCTGTTAGATAAACCGAAGGAACGACTGCTTTATGCCGATCTGGAGGTTGAGAGCCCGTATAACACTTATCGTCAAAAGGGTTTGCCGCCTGGGCCCATCTCAAGCCCGAGCCTGAAATCTATTCAGGCTGCCCTGAATCCGGAGAAATCCGAATATTTGTTCTATGTGACAAAGAAAGACGGTACACAAGAGCATTTGTTTGCCAAAACGTATAAAGAGCATTTGAAG